A genomic region of Serratia fonticola contains the following coding sequences:
- a CDS encoding metallophosphoesterase, with the protein MKKTAWPFGFLFISSFLLAGCDDTHSNNDLVQPPSPTEPPITQKSEKVAFMPDVHFHDVYGTFEENAFSGLMNSKSGQPAIIRTMYAQLTSTRLFNENYFAFLAALEDAAQRGIKVIALPGDFSDDGQPIHMRGLKKVLDEYSQRYGIEFFAAPGNHDPNVPFARPGGKSDFLGEGGKEQRIYSKGAAECKGYTDTWALIDAGYELPTVCTEDIRELGYEGVTAPLAEHGFMPKPAYIYWETPYSTYSTDTYNFNTARQQADWQYRHYEICVEGTGGAYKKSDYTHCLQVPDASYLVEPIAGVWLLAIDANVYIPTSSANDAEPMNPTNFNGSGNAGYNRMLTHKTHVIEWIKTVTQRAKEQNKQLIAFSHFPMTEFYNGASDDIEALFGTGSFQMARRPAEDTAHALAQAGIQIHVGGHMHFNDTGVREYDDGFLVNIQAPSMAAYVPAYKLLTLTSESAIEVETIRLEQVPRFDELFEHYEMEHQHLAAQNSDKLWNANILSAKNYHEFNSIYLSELTRLRFLPSEWPCEMREMLFNMNGRDMLILSQLDTAVTLAQLQANPALSPVVTLAKCTVSTPNEPPSVATETIIADWDRAQIKAASLAEANNISLDDFALWSGFDLATDFYRLANAGDLALDDITPERIDQYTVLADALANIQATIDFSDKKVLDKNTVSQVFQNRFGALFAILRKLGTSLPPSDHFMINFDQREVVNLSDRQGFVE; encoded by the coding sequence GTGAAAAAAACAGCTTGGCCGTTTGGCTTTCTCTTTATCTCTTCCTTTCTTCTGGCCGGATGTGATGATACCCATAGCAACAACGATCTTGTACAACCTCCTTCCCCAACAGAACCCCCAATAACGCAAAAATCGGAAAAAGTGGCATTTATGCCCGATGTGCATTTTCATGATGTTTACGGAACCTTCGAGGAAAATGCTTTTAGCGGTCTGATGAACAGCAAGAGCGGGCAGCCTGCCATTATCCGTACCATGTATGCGCAACTGACGTCGACCCGGTTGTTCAATGAGAACTATTTTGCTTTTCTTGCAGCTTTGGAAGATGCAGCCCAACGTGGGATTAAGGTGATCGCACTGCCAGGAGATTTCAGCGATGATGGTCAGCCAATCCATATGCGTGGGCTAAAAAAAGTATTGGATGAGTATTCTCAACGCTATGGCATCGAGTTTTTCGCCGCTCCCGGCAATCACGATCCCAATGTGCCATTTGCACGTCCCGGTGGTAAAAGTGATTTTCTGGGGGAGGGAGGCAAAGAACAACGGATTTACAGCAAGGGAGCTGCCGAGTGTAAGGGTTACACCGATACTTGGGCATTGATCGATGCAGGGTATGAGCTACCCACAGTTTGCACGGAAGATATTCGGGAGTTGGGCTATGAGGGGGTGACTGCCCCCCTCGCTGAACACGGGTTTATGCCCAAACCTGCCTATATTTATTGGGAAACTCCTTACAGCACCTATTCAACCGATACCTACAACTTTAATACCGCACGCCAACAGGCTGATTGGCAATATCGGCATTACGAGATTTGTGTCGAGGGGACTGGGGGCGCCTATAAGAAAAGTGATTACACGCATTGTTTGCAGGTTCCTGATGCCAGCTATCTTGTTGAACCGATAGCAGGAGTGTGGCTGCTGGCTATTGATGCCAATGTCTATATTCCTACATCTTCCGCTAATGATGCGGAGCCGATGAATCCCACTAACTTTAATGGTTCAGGCAATGCGGGATATAACCGGATGCTGACCCACAAAACACATGTCATTGAGTGGATAAAAACCGTGACACAGAGGGCTAAAGAACAGAATAAACAACTGATCGCCTTTAGCCATTTCCCGATGACTGAGTTTTATAATGGGGCCTCTGATGACATCGAAGCCTTATTTGGTACTGGCAGTTTCCAGATGGCACGCCGCCCCGCAGAAGATACTGCTCATGCATTGGCACAGGCTGGCATTCAGATTCATGTCGGCGGGCACATGCATTTCAATGACACCGGTGTACGAGAGTATGACGATGGTTTTCTGGTGAATATTCAAGCTCCGTCAATGGCGGCCTATGTACCGGCTTATAAGTTGCTCACGCTCACCAGCGAGAGTGCAATCGAAGTGGAAACCATACGACTTGAGCAGGTTCCGCGTTTCGATGAGCTGTTTGAGCACTATGAGATGGAGCATCAGCATCTGGCTGCACAGAACTCAGACAAATTATGGAATGCAAATATCCTTTCTGCGAAAAATTATCATGAATTCAATAGCATATATCTCTCTGAACTGACTCGCCTACGTTTTTTGCCCAGTGAATGGCCCTGTGAAATGCGTGAAATGCTATTCAATATGAATGGCCGCGATATGCTGATCCTCTCCCAATTGGATACCGCCGTGACCTTGGCTCAATTACAGGCCAATCCGGCGTTGTCACCGGTGGTAACCCTCGCCAAATGTACAGTCAGCACGCCTAATGAGCCACCGAGCGTAGCGACAGAGACGATTATCGCTGACTGGGATCGTGCCCAGATCAAAGCGGCTTCATTGGCAGAAGCCAACAACATTTCGCTGGACGATTTTGCCTTATGGAGCGGATTTGACTTGGCTACCGATTTCTATCGCCTGGCTAACGCCGGAGATCTGGCGTTGGATGACATAACCCCTGAACGGATCGATCAATACACCGTGCTGGCTGATGCTTTAGCGAATATTCAGGCAACGATCGACTTTTCTGACAAGAAAGTGTTGGATAAAAATACAGTTAGCCAAGTATTCCAGAACCGTTTTGGTGCCCTGTTTGCCATATTGCGTAAGCTGGGAACTTCATTGCCACCTAGCGACCATTTTATGATTAACTTCGACCAGCGTGAGGTAGTCAACCTGAGTGATAGACAAGGATTTGTAGAATAA
- the lsrG gene encoding (4S)-4-hydroxy-5-phosphonooxypentane-2,3-dione isomerase: protein MHVTLVEINVYDDKVEQFIEVFRQNHLGSIQEKGNLRFDVLQDPEIPTRFYIYEAYADEQAVAFHKTTPHYKACVEQLESLMTCPRKKTVFVGLMP from the coding sequence ATGCACGTTACACTGGTCGAAATTAACGTTTATGACGACAAAGTTGAACAGTTTATCGAGGTTTTTCGCCAAAACCACCTGGGTTCAATTCAGGAAAAAGGCAATCTGCGTTTCGATGTGCTGCAGGATCCCGAAATCCCTACGCGTTTTTATATTTACGAGGCTTACGCTGATGAGCAAGCCGTCGCTTTCCATAAGACAACCCCACATTACAAAGCCTGTGTTGAGCAGTTAGAGTCGCTGATGACCTGCCCACGTAAAAAAACGGTCTTTGTCGGCCTGATGCCCTGA